From Pagrus major chromosome 18, Pma_NU_1.0, a single genomic window includes:
- the ccdc69 gene encoding coiled-coil domain-containing protein 69: MGCSQSKKKSKGKKGEKKQKENSRRDEGGKRSSGEQDVYLEKQLERFEWQLRTLKEVLSSNGNPERAELLKHHADEEVCALVLSILDKVKTETTADLNVLHEQKSKAATEEHERNVEELQKKQEQEKSELTERFQAAENVLKGEVEQLTSELQVYNELKRRVQESTFKKDLQRNIQAHGSPGAFWESEQESLLFVIEMKSERVQEQNRKLQQMEALVEKNLSLEDQIINILQQNEDLRVRIDNCQALIQGLSKEQQDLKVALERQLVINQKLSQEKEQLMFKLRHRDSCPTIHLPAMLPEIAPR; the protein is encoded by the exons AAGAAAAGCAAAGGCaagaagggagagaagaagcagaaagaaaacagccgTCGAGATGAAGGAG gtAAACGGTCGTCAGGCGAGCAGGACGTGTATCTGGAGAAGCAGCTGGAGCGCTTCGAGTGGCAGCTGAGGACGTTAAAGGAAGTGCTCTCGTCCAATGGGAACCCGGAGAGGGCGGAGCTACTGAAGCACCACGCTGATGAGGAGGTGTGCGCCCTCGTCCTGAGCATCCTCGATAAG GTGAAGACGGAGACGACGGCTGATCTGAACGTCCTCCACGAACAGAAGAGTAAAGCTGCGACCGAAGAACACGAGAGAAACGTGGAAG AGCTGCAGAAGAAACAGGAGCAAGAGAAGAGTGAACTGACAGAACGGTTTCAGGCTGCTGAGAACGTCCTGAAG GGTGAAGTGGAGCAGCTGACGTCAGAGCTGCAGGTTTACAACGAGCTGAAGAGGAGAGTCCAAGAGTCGACGTTTAAAAAGGACCTGCAGAGAAACATTCAG GCCCACGGCAGCCCAGGTGCATTCTGGGAGTCTGAGCAGGAgtctctgctgtttgtgatCGAGATGAAGAGCGAGCGAGTCCAGGAGCAgaacaggaagctgcagcagatGGAGGCTCTG GTGGAGAAGAATTTGTCTCTGGAGGATCAGATCATCAACATCCTGCAGCAGAACGAAGATCTGAGGGTCCGGATAGACAACTGTCAGGCTCTGATCCA GGGGTTATCGAAGGAGCAGCAGGACCTGAAGGTGGCGCTGGAGAGGCAGCTGGTGATCAACCAGAAGCTTTCTCAGGAAAAAGAGCAGCTGATGTTcaaactgagacacagagactcGTGTCCGACCATCCACCTGCCCGCCATGCTGCCGGAGATCGCTCCCAGATGA